A region of Campylobacter armoricus DNA encodes the following proteins:
- a CDS encoding amino acid ABC transporter ATP-binding protein has product MIKIENLIKKYGELEVLKDISIKINKGDIIAIIGPSGGGKSTFLRCLNKLETPDSGNIYINNINILDKKTDINKIRQKVSMVFQHFNLFNNKNVLENLCLAPVQTKIMNKDEAIKKARELLKKIGLSDKENYFPHKLSGGQKQRIAIARSLMMNPDVILFDEPTSALDPEMIGEVLNIMKEVAKEGLTMLVVTHEMGFARNVANRIFFMDKGIIAVDECPKIAFKNPKNERLKEFLNQVLNH; this is encoded by the coding sequence ATGATTAAAATTGAAAATTTAATTAAAAAATATGGTGAATTAGAAGTTTTAAAAGATATTAGTATTAAAATAAATAAGGGTGATATTATAGCCATTATTGGTCCTAGCGGGGGTGGCAAAAGTACTTTTTTACGATGCTTAAATAAACTTGAGACACCAGATAGTGGCAATATTTATATCAATAATATAAATATACTCGACAAAAAAACAGATATAAATAAAATTCGTCAAAAAGTAAGTATGGTGTTTCAGCATTTTAATCTTTTTAACAATAAAAATGTTTTAGAAAATTTATGTTTAGCTCCAGTTCAAACTAAAATTATGAATAAAGATGAGGCAATAAAAAAAGCGAGAGAATTACTAAAAAAAATTGGTTTAAGTGATAAAGAAAATTATTTTCCTCATAAACTTTCAGGTGGGCAAAAACAGCGTATTGCTATAGCAAGATCTTTAATGATGAATCCTGATGTTATTTTATTTGATGAGCCAACTTCAGCACTAGATCCTGAAATGATAGGTGAGGTTTTAAATATCATGAAAGAAGTAGCAAAAGAGGGTCTTACTATGCTTGTAGTTACGCACGAAATGGGTTTTGCAAGGAATGTAGCTAATCGGATTTTTTTTATGGATAAGGGTATTATAGCAGTAGATGAATGCCCTAAAATAGCCTTTAAAAATCCAAAAAACGAAAGATTAAAAGAATTTCTAAATCAAGTTTTAAACCATTAA